From one Brevundimonas sp. PAMC22021 genomic stretch:
- a CDS encoding acyltransferase family protein: MTPPASPSARRYDLDWIRVGAFGLLILYHVGLVYAPYDWHVHSAHTFEWMREAVLITNPWRLTLLFLVSGAALRFMTARRTPRQVARARFERLAPPLVFGALLLVPIQSWIEAMDKAGWPGGVSGFGQWWTHEFSWTGLADGIPVNHLWFVVYIAVYSLVTVTLWRRPGVLPRLEEWLERHLSGPRLLILPILYLISIRVLLFPFFGLTNILHLDWYNHALSLAAFVFGFASVTREPIWREMERFRWISLGLAVVALPIMMAQVAHPGGGAFWGVPRAVVYGIDQWAVITAVLGFGSRHLRNRRSPVLTYLTEATFPLYLAHQTVLVAAVWILRPADLPAGLEALLLALSTFVGSLIVYEAVKRVGWARPWWGLKPRDGRPWPLDLEALSRPSTLPPYGRRRRLLWVGTAAPIAAMVIVGMAALAYPDFDNATQYLSELGGETAQAPIIFNAGVFLAGVMAGIAGIGFGLAVHALSGARIAGVVVAVVFVIAGAGLSMSTLYPWPDPRHMVINLGLGIQLAPLLLLWGLSSRRDLPRLKLFLLLIFLAMLALTVLTKHLVFAGLVNDANVGWWERAYAIVLVGWVGVAAWALERKLRPEPPLGASALGLIDGAP; encoded by the coding sequence GTGACACCGCCCGCCTCGCCCTCGGCTCGCCGCTATGACCTGGACTGGATCCGGGTGGGCGCGTTCGGCCTGCTGATCCTCTATCACGTGGGCCTGGTCTATGCGCCCTACGACTGGCACGTGCACAGCGCCCACACCTTTGAGTGGATGCGCGAGGCGGTTCTGATCACCAATCCCTGGCGGCTGACGCTGCTGTTTCTGGTGTCGGGCGCGGCCCTGCGCTTCATGACGGCCCGCCGCACGCCGCGCCAGGTGGCGCGCGCCCGGTTCGAGCGGCTGGCGCCGCCGCTGGTGTTCGGGGCCCTGTTGCTGGTGCCCATTCAGTCGTGGATCGAGGCGATGGACAAGGCGGGCTGGCCCGGCGGCGTCTCGGGTTTCGGCCAATGGTGGACGCACGAGTTCTCGTGGACAGGCCTGGCCGACGGCATCCCGGTCAACCACCTGTGGTTCGTCGTCTATATCGCGGTCTACAGCCTGGTGACGGTAACGCTGTGGCGGCGGCCGGGCGTGCTGCCGCGGCTGGAGGAATGGCTGGAGCGCCATCTTTCGGGGCCGCGCCTGCTGATCCTGCCGATCCTCTACCTGATCTCCATTCGGGTGCTGCTGTTTCCCTTCTTCGGCCTGACCAACATCCTGCACCTGGACTGGTACAATCACGCCCTGTCGCTGGCGGCCTTCGTGTTCGGCTTCGCCAGCGTGACGCGCGAGCCGATCTGGCGCGAGATGGAGCGGTTCCGCTGGATCAGCCTGGGGCTGGCCGTCGTCGCCCTGCCGATCATGATGGCGCAGGTGGCCCATCCCGGCGGCGGCGCCTTCTGGGGCGTGCCGCGCGCTGTGGTCTATGGCATCGATCAGTGGGCGGTGATCACCGCCGTCCTGGGCTTTGGCAGCCGTCATCTGCGGAACCGTCGCAGCCCCGTGTTGACCTATCTGACCGAGGCGACCTTTCCGCTCTATCTGGCGCACCAGACCGTACTGGTCGCCGCCGTCTGGATCCTGCGCCCCGCCGACCTGCCGGCAGGGCTGGAGGCGCTGCTGCTGGCGCTGAGCACCTTTGTCGGCAGTCTGATCGTCTATGAGGCGGTCAAGCGCGTCGGCTGGGCGCGTCCCTGGTGGGGGCTTAAGCCGCGGGATGGCCGGCCATGGCCGCTCGATCTGGAGGCGCTGAGCCGCCCCTCGACCCTGCCGCCCTATGGCCGCCGCCGGCGCCTGCTGTGGGTCGGGACCGCTGCGCCGATCGCCGCCATGGTCATTGTCGGCATGGCCGCCCTCGCCTATCCCGACTTCGACAACGCCACCCAGTACCTGAGCGAACTGGGCGGAGAGACGGCGCAGGCGCCGATCATCTTCAACGCCGGGGTCTTTCTGGCCGGTGTGATGGCCGGGATCGCCGGCATCGGCTTTGGCCTGGCCGTGCATGCGCTCAGCGGCGCGCGCATCGCCGGAGTGGTGGTGGCGGTCGTCTTCGTGATCGCCGGCGCCGGCCTTTCGATGTCGACGCTCTATCCCTGGCCCGATCCGCGGCACATGGTGATCAACCTGGGCCTCGGGATCCAGCTGGCGCCGCTTCTGCTGCTCTGGGGCCTGTCTTCGCGGCGCGACCTGCCCCGGCTGAAGCTGTTTCTTCTGCTGATCTTCCTTGCGATGCTGGCGCTGACGGTCCTGACCAAGCACCTGGTCTTCGCCGGCCTCGTCAACGACGCCAATGTCGGCTGGTGGGAGCGCGCCTACGCCATTGTGCTGGTCGGATGGGTCGGCGTGGCGGCCTGGGCGCTGGAGCGCAAGCTGCGTCCAGAGCCGCCGCTCGGCGCCTCGGCGCTCGGCCTCATCGACGGCGCGCCCTAG